One genomic region from Alkalidesulfovibrio alkalitolerans DSM 16529 encodes:
- a CDS encoding terminase large subunit domain-containing protein: MAVTDKERKLAATLSDPVLWGQAYLYNRDGSGRDYWPHQVEDLRCPAKNIIHLDGRDVGKSIVLSTDALHYAFTTRGGQGLIAAPHQGHLDTIIEEIEFQLDTNPDLMNSIALTKYGKPKIHRKPYFRLEFTNGSVLYFRPAGAYGDAFRSLHVGRVWVDEGAWLTERAWKALRQCLKAGGTLRIYSTPNGLRDTTYYRLTSSDQFHVFRWPSWLNPLWTEDREAELLEFYGGRDSSGWQHEVAGEHGKPSYGAFNVEQFNLCRQDLLEYQKIVITDSELRDCDTEEAAHDRLEMLLNLTPRSGQFWVGGDLGYTNDPTEIVVFQEMEVGERTLLKMILRVHLEHVSYPHIAQIIALLERYYTPAGIGVDNGGNGLAVVQELLTLDKYKGLELEGRLKGYDFGGMTRLAVRDGKEIKKRTKELMTSLINGALQRKQLIFPSDDLEVEDQFTTHTYTLRDGKIIYSKGNDHIIDAVRCAMLIREEGNLDPVGEEVVSLKPVLTNPVLI, translated from the coding sequence ATGGCGGTAACCGACAAGGAGCGCAAACTCGCGGCGACCCTGAGCGATCCCGTGTTGTGGGGACAAGCCTACCTCTACAACCGGGATGGCTCGGGCCGCGACTACTGGCCGCACCAGGTGGAGGACCTGCGCTGCCCGGCCAAGAACATCATCCACCTCGACGGCCGGGACGTGGGCAAGTCCATCGTGCTCTCGACCGACGCGCTCCATTACGCCTTCACCACCCGAGGCGGCCAGGGCCTCATCGCGGCTCCGCACCAGGGGCACCTCGATACCATCATCGAGGAGATCGAGTTCCAGCTCGACACCAACCCGGATCTGATGAACAGCATCGCTCTGACCAAGTACGGCAAGCCCAAGATCCACCGCAAACCCTATTTCCGGCTGGAGTTCACCAACGGTTCGGTGCTCTATTTCCGCCCGGCCGGGGCCTATGGTGACGCCTTTCGGTCCCTGCATGTTGGCCGCGTCTGGGTCGATGAAGGAGCCTGGCTGACCGAACGGGCCTGGAAGGCGCTGCGCCAGTGCCTCAAAGCCGGGGGGACGCTACGCATCTACTCCACGCCCAACGGCCTGCGCGACACCACCTATTACCGGCTCACCTCGTCGGACCAGTTCCATGTGTTCCGCTGGCCGTCCTGGCTCAACCCTCTTTGGACCGAGGATCGCGAGGCCGAACTGCTGGAGTTCTACGGCGGCCGCGACAGTTCCGGCTGGCAGCACGAGGTGGCCGGTGAACACGGCAAGCCTTCCTATGGGGCCTTCAATGTCGAGCAGTTCAACCTCTGTCGGCAGGATCTGCTGGAGTATCAGAAGATCGTCATCACCGATTCCGAGCTACGCGATTGCGATACCGAGGAAGCGGCCCACGACCGGCTGGAGATGCTGCTCAACCTCACTCCCCGCAGCGGGCAGTTCTGGGTCGGCGGCGACCTGGGCTACACCAACGACCCCACCGAGATCGTCGTATTTCAGGAGATGGAGGTCGGCGAGCGGACGCTGCTGAAGATGATCCTGCGCGTGCATCTTGAACACGTTTCCTATCCGCACATCGCTCAGATCATTGCGCTGCTGGAGCGTTACTACACCCCGGCGGGCATCGGCGTGGATAACGGCGGCAACGGTCTGGCGGTGGTTCAGGAATTGCTCACTCTGGACAAATACAAAGGGCTGGAACTGGAAGGCAGGCTCAAGGGATACGACTTCGGCGGCATGACCCGGCTGGCGGTGCGGGACGGCAAGGAAATCAAGAAGCGGACCAAGGAGCTGATGACCAGCCTCATCAACGGAGCCCTGCAGCGTAAGCAGCTCATTTTCCCCTCGGACGACCTGGAGGTGGAGGACCAGTTCACCACCCACACTTACACACTGCGGGACGGCAAGATCATCTATTCCAAGGGCAACGACCACATCATCGACGCGGTGCGCTGCGCCATGCTGATCCGGGAGGAAGGCAACCTCGACCCGGTCGGCGAAGAGGTGGTCTCGCTCAAGCCGGTCCTCACCAATCCGGTCCTCATCTGA
- a CDS encoding DUF4340 domain-containing protein gives MQKTVKILAVLLAAQLLLAAGVGLTGRSISAGNEPVSLLEFDGEKVNRITLEGPDDAKVTLEKEGGTWVLPDVADFPVNSDKVKQLFDRLKALRSGAPVATSRSARERFKVSDEVFERRITLSSGDETLARLYLGSSPGMRLIHARNEASDAIHAVKMAAYDVPMKAEDWEDKSILTLLKSDIAAIDVGGLRIQRSSAETVQDKATDESSPQPTWKAEGIDEGKALKVEAADKLAGLLAELRFERVLGQEAKEEYGLNDPVLTITLTQKGGAKLTYQLGKAKDKEEYTLKVSNRPEYFRLASYKAKPLIESASLENLTKKIAEKAKKGALSK, from the coding sequence ATGCAAAAAACAGTCAAGATACTGGCCGTTCTGCTCGCTGCACAATTGCTGCTGGCGGCAGGGGTCGGCCTGACCGGTCGGAGCATTTCCGCCGGCAACGAACCCGTTTCTCTGCTGGAGTTCGATGGTGAAAAAGTCAATCGCATCACCCTGGAGGGACCGGACGACGCGAAAGTAACGCTTGAGAAGGAAGGTGGCACTTGGGTGCTGCCGGATGTGGCCGACTTCCCAGTCAACAGCGACAAAGTGAAGCAACTTTTCGACCGGCTCAAAGCCCTGCGTTCCGGAGCGCCGGTGGCCACCAGCCGTAGCGCCCGTGAACGCTTCAAGGTCAGTGACGAGGTATTTGAACGCCGTATCACCTTGTCCAGCGGCGATGAGACGCTCGCCCGGCTCTACCTGGGCAGTTCGCCCGGCATGCGGCTGATCCACGCCCGCAATGAAGCGAGTGATGCCATCCATGCCGTCAAGATGGCCGCCTACGATGTCCCGATGAAAGCAGAGGATTGGGAAGATAAATCCATCTTAACCTTATTGAAATCGGACATTGCCGCCATCGATGTGGGTGGCTTGCGTATCCAACGAAGCTCAGCCGAAACTGTTCAGGACAAAGCGACTGATGAATCGAGTCCGCAACCAACATGGAAGGCCGAGGGCATCGATGAAGGCAAAGCGCTTAAAGTCGAAGCCGCGGACAAACTCGCGGGACTGTTGGCGGAGCTGCGTTTCGAGCGTGTCCTGGGGCAAGAGGCAAAAGAGGAATATGGCCTGAACGATCCCGTTCTGACGATCACCCTGACTCAAAAAGGAGGGGCGAAACTGACCTACCAGCTGGGCAAGGCCAAGGATAAGGAAGAGTACACTCTCAAGGTCTCCAACAGACCGGAGTACTTCAGGCTGGCCAGCTACAAGGCCAAGCCGCTAATTGAATCCGCCAGTCTCGAAAATCTGACGAAAAAGATCGCCGAAAAAGCCAAAAAAGGGGCTTTATCGAAGTAA
- a CDS encoding Gldg family protein, with protein sequence MRIKESDLKSGQAPEDADLLLVLAPRELDENQRFAIDQFLMQGGSVVLATSPFDVQTSGSLNASKQDSGLKEWLEHHGISIHETMVLDPQNAALPVPTERYIGGLALREIRMLPYPHFPDLRGDSLNPDNPITASLGQLTLNWASPIQVDTEKNQERKVIELLHSSENSWTSDSLNLVPDYRAHPDTGFSVSGKRKSQLLAVAIEGRFDSFYKDKESPLAMVEESDDASNDSEADGESADKKEEKEAEQRITGVIERSPESARLILVSSNTFASDAAIDLASQGLNTLYTKPLAFMQNAIDWSLEDRGLLALRGRTQLARTLDPMPDGEQRIWEWVNYGLAVLGLLAVWGWRRKVAAADKQHYDTVLAEV encoded by the coding sequence GTGCGTATCAAGGAAAGCGATCTGAAGAGCGGTCAGGCGCCAGAGGATGCCGACCTGCTGCTGGTGCTGGCGCCGCGTGAACTGGACGAAAATCAGCGCTTCGCCATCGACCAGTTCCTGATGCAGGGCGGCAGCGTGGTGCTCGCCACCTCGCCCTTCGACGTGCAGACCAGTGGCAGCCTGAACGCCAGCAAGCAGGACTCCGGGTTGAAAGAATGGTTAGAACATCACGGCATCAGCATCCACGAGACCATGGTGCTCGATCCGCAAAATGCGGCGCTGCCGGTTCCGACCGAGCGCTACATCGGCGGCCTGGCCCTGCGGGAGATCCGCATGCTGCCCTATCCCCACTTCCCGGATTTGCGCGGCGACAGCCTGAACCCGGATAACCCCATCACCGCCTCGCTGGGTCAGCTCACCCTGAATTGGGCCTCGCCGATTCAGGTGGATACAGAGAAAAATCAGGAGCGCAAGGTGATCGAGCTGCTGCATAGCTCCGAGAACAGCTGGACCTCGGACAGCCTGAACCTGGTGCCTGATTACCGCGCCCACCCGGATACGGGCTTTAGCGTCAGCGGCAAACGCAAATCACAGCTCCTGGCCGTGGCCATCGAAGGGCGCTTCGATTCGTTCTACAAAGACAAGGAGTCGCCCCTGGCCATGGTTGAAGAGAGCGACGACGCATCCAATGACAGCGAGGCAGACGGTGAAAGTGCGGATAAAAAAGAGGAGAAAGAGGCCGAGCAGCGCATCACGGGTGTGATCGAGCGCTCGCCGGAATCGGCGCGGCTGATCCTGGTGTCGAGCAACACCTTCGCTTCTGACGCCGCCATCGACCTCGCCTCACAGGGTCTCAATACCCTGTATACGAAACCGCTGGCCTTCATGCAAAACGCCATCGACTGGTCGCTGGAAGACCGCGGATTGTTGGCCTTGCGGGGACGAACGCAACTGGCGCGCACCCTCGACCCCATGCCCGATGGCGAACAACGGATTTGGGAGTGGGTCAACTACGGCCTGGCCGTCCTCGGACTACTGGCCGTGTGGGGCTGGCGCCGCAAGGTAGCGGCCGCTGACAAGCAGCATTACGACACCGTGTTGGCGGAGGTATAA
- a CDS encoding DUF7088 domain-containing protein: protein MAERFSSIPSIARKEFRGFFATPAAYLFLGGFLAVTLFVFFWVETFFARNIADVRPLFQWMPILLIFLVAALTMRAWSEERRSGTLESLLTAPVKPLELILGKFTAALGLVALALALTLPLPVTVSLLGPLDWGPVVGGYIATLFLAAAYVAIGLYTSGRTDNPIVALILTAVVSGLFYLIGSNTLTTLFGHEIGGLLALLGTGTRFESITRGVLDLRDLYYYLSIVGVFLTLNLFSLERLRWAGNPISSRHRLWGWAVGLAAANFIAANLWLNPIGWARADITADQQYSLSEATESQLAALREPLLIRGYFSAKTHPLLAPLVPRIKDLLDEYAVAGGDRIRVDFVDPTRDREAEEEAASRYGIKPVPFQTADRYQTAVVSSYFDLLIAYGDQYETLGFRELIEVKARGERDLDVALKNPEYAITRAIRKVAGSYRAGGNPFEALQHPVAFKGYMSPDEQLPETLRELRGDLKDLLDELKKQAGDKLTVQFADPDADGGKLAAELQQKYGFGPQIASLFDPKPFWFYMVLEGDGQALQVPLPKTLDKGSLERSLNAALQRLTPGALKTVALVKPQAFGPGGHRYDALEDVLGETCVSRKAI from the coding sequence ATGGCTGAGCGCTTTTCCAGCATACCGAGTATCGCGCGCAAGGAGTTTCGTGGCTTCTTCGCCACACCGGCCGCCTATCTCTTCCTCGGTGGTTTCCTCGCGGTGACGCTGTTCGTCTTTTTCTGGGTGGAGACCTTCTTCGCCCGCAATATCGCCGATGTGCGACCGCTGTTTCAGTGGATGCCGATACTGCTGATCTTCCTGGTGGCGGCTCTGACCATGCGCGCCTGGTCCGAGGAGCGCCGCAGCGGCACCCTAGAAAGCCTGCTGACCGCACCGGTCAAACCACTGGAGCTGATCCTGGGCAAGTTCACTGCGGCCCTGGGCTTGGTTGCCCTGGCACTGGCGCTGACGTTGCCTCTGCCGGTCACGGTCTCCCTGCTCGGGCCGCTTGACTGGGGCCCGGTGGTCGGCGGCTACATCGCCACCCTGTTTCTGGCCGCGGCCTACGTGGCCATCGGGCTCTATACGAGTGGGCGCACCGACAACCCTATCGTCGCCCTGATTCTGACCGCCGTGGTCAGCGGGCTCTTCTACCTGATCGGATCAAACACCCTGACCACTCTTTTCGGCCATGAGATCGGTGGTCTGCTCGCCTTGCTCGGCACCGGTACCCGCTTCGAGTCGATTACCCGCGGCGTGCTCGATCTGCGCGACCTCTACTACTATCTCTCTATCGTCGGCGTCTTTCTGACCCTCAATCTGTTCTCACTCGAGCGGCTGCGCTGGGCGGGCAATCCCATCAGCTCCAGACACCGGCTGTGGGGCTGGGCCGTGGGACTGGCGGCAGCCAATTTCATAGCCGCCAATCTCTGGCTCAACCCGATCGGCTGGGCCCGCGCGGACATCACCGCAGACCAGCAGTACTCCCTCTCCGAGGCCACCGAGAGCCAGCTCGCGGCCCTGCGGGAGCCCCTGCTGATCCGCGGCTACTTCTCCGCCAAGACTCACCCCCTGCTGGCGCCGCTGGTGCCTCGGATCAAGGACCTGCTGGACGAGTATGCCGTGGCCGGCGGTGACCGCATCCGGGTCGATTTCGTCGATCCCACCCGCGACCGTGAGGCCGAAGAAGAGGCCGCCTCGCGCTATGGCATCAAGCCGGTCCCCTTCCAGACGGCGGACCGTTATCAGACGGCCGTGGTCAGCTCCTACTTCGACCTGTTGATCGCCTATGGCGACCAGTATGAAACCCTAGGATTCCGGGAGCTCATCGAGGTGAAAGCGCGCGGCGAACGGGATCTGGACGTGGCGCTGAAGAATCCAGAGTACGCCATTACCCGGGCCATCCGCAAGGTGGCGGGCAGCTACCGGGCCGGCGGCAACCCCTTTGAGGCGTTGCAACACCCGGTGGCGTTCAAGGGCTATATGTCACCCGACGAGCAGTTGCCGGAGACCCTGCGCGAGCTGCGCGGCGATCTCAAGGACTTGCTCGACGAGTTGAAAAAACAGGCGGGCGACAAGCTGACCGTGCAGTTCGCCGATCCGGATGCCGACGGCGGCAAGCTCGCCGCCGAGCTCCAGCAGAAGTACGGTTTCGGGCCACAGATCGCCAGCCTGTTCGACCCCAAGCCCTTCTGGTTCTACATGGTGCTGGAGGGCGACGGCCAAGCCTTGCAGGTGCCGTTACCGAAGACCCTGGACAAGGGCTCCCTGGAGCGCTCGCTGAACGCAGCGCTGCAACGCCTGACCCCCGGTGCGCTAAAGACCGTCGCCCTGGTCAAGCCCCAGGCCTTCGGCCCGGGCGGGCATCGCTATGATGCTCTGGAAGACGTGCTGGGTGAAACGTGCGTATCAAGGAAAGCGATCTGA
- a CDS encoding ABC transporter ATP-binding protein, with protein MIQVENLTRCYGDFTAVDDVNFRIGRGEIVGLLGHNGAGKTTIMKMLTGFLEPTAGTIDIDGRRIGQDTTAIQSRIGYLPENCPVWPEMTVIDYLDYQACLHGIAEGQRKGAIVRAIRRTALKEKATATIQTLSRGYRQRVGVAQAILHEPDIVILDEPTNGLDPTQIRQMRGLIRELAQTATVIVSTHILQEVQAVCERVLILRAGRLVVDSRIDELQRDDALLVAVDGDAQTTLKSVEGVAEVAELDAAAGRRRYRVEAQPGSAPRVAQAVMDAGLALHEITPERHDLETVFARVNEEVSHG; from the coding sequence ATGATTCAGGTCGAAAACCTGACGCGCTGTTATGGCGATTTCACTGCCGTGGACGATGTCAATTTCCGTATTGGCCGCGGTGAAATCGTCGGCCTGCTCGGTCACAATGGCGCCGGCAAAACCACCATCATGAAAATGCTGACCGGTTTTCTCGAACCCACCGCCGGGACCATCGACATCGACGGCCGGCGTATCGGCCAGGATACCACGGCCATCCAGTCAAGAATCGGCTACCTGCCGGAGAACTGTCCGGTCTGGCCGGAGATGACCGTCATCGATTATCTCGATTACCAGGCGTGCCTGCACGGCATAGCGGAGGGCCAGCGTAAGGGTGCTATCGTCAGGGCAATCCGCCGCACGGCACTGAAGGAGAAGGCCACTGCAACGATTCAGACCCTGTCTCGGGGCTACCGCCAGCGAGTCGGTGTGGCTCAGGCCATCCTGCACGAGCCCGACATCGTCATCCTCGACGAGCCAACCAACGGGCTCGATCCCACCCAAATCCGCCAGATGCGCGGCCTGATCCGCGAACTGGCGCAAACGGCCACGGTCATCGTATCCACCCACATCCTGCAAGAGGTCCAGGCGGTATGCGAGCGGGTGCTTATCCTGCGCGCCGGTCGCCTGGTAGTTGATTCCAGGATCGATGAGCTGCAACGCGATGACGCCCTGCTGGTGGCCGTCGACGGTGATGCACAGACCACTCTCAAATCAGTGGAGGGGGTCGCCGAGGTCGCCGAGCTGGATGCGGCCGCAGGCCGCAGGCGCTATCGGGTGGAGGCGCAACCGGGCAGCGCGCCCCGGGTGGCTCAAGCTGTCATGGATGCGGGACTTGCTCTGCATGAAATCACACCGGAGCGCCACGATCTGGAAACGGTATTCGCCCGGGTCAACGAGGAGGTGAGCCATGGCTGA
- a CDS encoding ATP-binding protein: protein MIDMLKEIILDFQEIDLPTGVPRRVAVSPVPGKATVCIGVRRSGKSTFMFQLMKKLQDTGVARQNILYLNFFDDRLHSLQHDNLGVILEAYFSLCPEKKNAEKVYCFFDEIQVVPGWEPFVDRLMRMEKCEVYITGSSAQMLSREIATQMRGRALSWEMFPFSFREFLDYKGIESDGPLSTKKRLTVQKAFEEYWETGGFPEVAGLNRMLRIKTHQEYFNAMLFRDLVERHDISHPKAVTDLAHWLVDNTGSLYSINNLTGYLKSLGHKAPKPAVSDYLEWFEDAYVLFTVRIFDASLARANTNPKKIYCVDHALVTSISSGILVNSGHLLENLVFTALRRVTPDIFYYKTKAGREVDFIAGRQGPSRMLVQVCESMADQQTRKRETTALAEAMTELKLSHGIIVTRNEEEQIQVDSGKIDVVPAWRFLLNMPESA, encoded by the coding sequence ATGATTGACATGCTTAAAGAAATAATCCTCGATTTTCAGGAGATTGACCTTCCGACGGGTGTGCCCAGGCGGGTTGCTGTTTCGCCAGTGCCGGGAAAAGCCACGGTTTGCATCGGTGTGCGCCGCAGCGGTAAATCGACTTTCATGTTCCAGCTTATGAAGAAGCTGCAGGACACTGGCGTTGCCCGTCAGAACATCCTCTATCTGAACTTTTTCGATGATCGTCTGCATAGTCTGCAACACGACAATCTGGGTGTGATTCTGGAAGCCTACTTTTCTCTCTGTCCGGAAAAAAAGAATGCCGAGAAGGTTTATTGCTTTTTCGATGAGATCCAGGTCGTACCTGGCTGGGAGCCCTTCGTTGACCGCTTGATGCGCATGGAAAAGTGCGAGGTGTACATTACCGGGTCGTCGGCTCAGATGCTCTCACGAGAGATAGCGACCCAGATGCGCGGCCGGGCACTCTCCTGGGAAATGTTCCCGTTTTCATTCCGGGAGTTTCTCGACTACAAGGGGATCGAGAGCGACGGTCCACTCTCGACCAAAAAACGTCTGACTGTCCAGAAGGCATTCGAGGAGTACTGGGAAACCGGTGGCTTCCCCGAGGTTGCAGGCCTTAACCGTATGCTGCGAATCAAGACCCACCAAGAGTATTTCAACGCAATGCTGTTCCGGGACCTTGTTGAACGCCATGATATCTCTCACCCCAAGGCGGTCACGGATCTGGCGCATTGGCTGGTGGACAATACGGGTTCCCTCTATTCCATCAACAACCTGACCGGCTACCTGAAATCCCTGGGGCACAAAGCGCCGAAACCCGCCGTCTCCGATTATCTCGAATGGTTCGAGGATGCCTACGTTCTGTTCACGGTGCGCATCTTTGACGCCTCGCTGGCCCGGGCCAACACCAACCCCAAGAAGATTTACTGCGTCGATCACGCGCTGGTGACGTCGATCAGCTCCGGCATTCTGGTCAACTCGGGCCATCTTCTGGAGAACCTGGTGTTCACCGCGCTGCGTCGGGTCACGCCGGATATCTTTTACTACAAGACCAAGGCGGGCCGGGAGGTTGATTTCATCGCCGGACGACAAGGCCCGTCCCGCATGCTTGTTCAGGTTTGTGAATCGATGGCCGACCAGCAAACCCGCAAGCGGGAAACCACCGCGCTTGCCGAAGCCATGACCGAACTGAAACTGTCGCATGGCATTATCGTGACGCGTAACGAGGAAGAGCAGATACAGGTAGATTCCGGAAAAATTGACGTGGTGCCCGCCTGGCGGTTTCTGCTGAACATGCCGGAAAGCGCCTGA
- a CDS encoding phage portal protein family protein, translating to MESTAHQDEQPESLDTTGFVIAPMAAAAALDSAAFAKVNAAEAIPATWEERARKAWEYYVEEPLVKNCVNSWRTFAVGDEIKITSDDETLKEQALEAAWRLNVSQFIKDMVLQLLVKGDAIGFKRFTKSGQDIEELVCVNPVSVKVKYAQGELIEARQFPEDTPGGGESIPLPVEQVVHLKWDAPAFSPRGNSLVLPAFQAIELLRDYRRAEQAIAKRWATPFRLLKVGGAFGQKMVMPDQRMLEQVRDMVNKMDMKSGLVVPFYVNVETHGTDGQVLNVEDKVKEVKEDIVVALGLSRSLVTGDGPNFATASVSMQKMMVMIREIKQAARKLLDWVFDDWMELNGHGDKSIQFIFNDLDPSDAVDFKKLLIELYDRKLISRSSLQLKMDLDPDIEAANRETERKQIDLMDEKQVKPVVDMVVSGILSVPRARKMLGIPAEDDEPTAEAALVWSGDLESTGDAAVCDECSHFIADTNHCRVHNSERTFDAPACRFIDRREPR from the coding sequence GTGGAAAGCACCGCCCATCAGGACGAACAACCCGAAAGCCTGGACACCACCGGCTTTGTCATCGCGCCGATGGCAGCAGCGGCCGCGCTCGACTCGGCCGCCTTCGCCAAGGTGAACGCCGCCGAAGCGATTCCGGCCACCTGGGAAGAACGCGCCCGCAAGGCCTGGGAATACTATGTCGAGGAGCCGCTGGTGAAGAACTGCGTCAACTCCTGGCGCACCTTCGCCGTGGGCGACGAGATCAAGATCACCAGCGATGACGAGACCCTCAAGGAACAGGCACTGGAGGCCGCCTGGCGGCTGAACGTCTCGCAATTCATCAAGGACATGGTTCTTCAGCTCCTGGTGAAAGGTGACGCCATCGGCTTCAAGCGCTTCACCAAGTCCGGCCAGGACATCGAGGAACTGGTCTGCGTCAACCCGGTTTCGGTCAAAGTCAAATACGCCCAGGGCGAGCTGATCGAGGCCCGGCAATTTCCCGAGGACACACCCGGCGGCGGGGAATCCATCCCTCTGCCCGTCGAACAGGTGGTCCACCTCAAATGGGATGCTCCGGCCTTTTCGCCCCGGGGCAACTCCCTCGTGCTTCCAGCTTTCCAGGCCATCGAACTGCTGCGCGACTACCGCCGGGCCGAACAGGCCATCGCCAAGCGCTGGGCCACGCCGTTCCGTCTGCTCAAGGTGGGCGGCGCGTTCGGCCAGAAGATGGTGATGCCGGACCAGCGGATGCTCGAACAGGTCCGCGACATGGTCAACAAGATGGACATGAAAAGCGGCCTGGTGGTCCCGTTCTACGTCAATGTCGAAACCCACGGCACCGACGGCCAGGTCCTCAACGTCGAGGACAAGGTCAAGGAGGTGAAGGAAGACATCGTGGTGGCCCTGGGTCTGTCACGCTCGCTGGTGACCGGCGACGGTCCGAATTTCGCCACCGCCTCGGTGAGCATGCAGAAGATGATGGTCATGATCCGCGAGATCAAACAGGCCGCACGCAAGCTCCTCGACTGGGTGTTCGACGACTGGATGGAGCTGAACGGCCATGGCGACAAGAGCATCCAGTTCATCTTCAACGACCTCGACCCCAGCGACGCGGTCGATTTCAAGAAGCTCCTCATCGAACTCTACGACCGCAAACTCATCAGCCGCTCCAGCCTCCAGCTCAAGATGGACCTGGACCCGGACATCGAGGCCGCCAACCGCGAGACAGAACGTAAGCAGATCGACCTGATGGACGAGAAACAGGTGAAGCCGGTGGTGGATATGGTCGTCTCCGGCATCCTGAGCGTGCCTCGCGCCCGGAAGATGCTCGGGATTCCGGCCGAGGACGATGAACCCACGGCGGAGGCTGCATTGGTCTGGTCGGGCGACCTGGAGTCCACCGGCGATGCGGCCGTGTGCGACGAGTGCAGCCACTTCATTGCTGACACCAACCACTGCCGGGTCCACAACAGCGAGCGCACCTTCGACGCCCCGGCCTGTCGTTTCATCGACCGCCGGGAGCCCCGCTGA